The genomic interval caaaaaaaaaaaaaaagagcaaatgaaCATTTGTGTAAATTCTGGTggacaataaagaaatataGTCTTAGTCATGGTGAAAACAAAAACGGACGCTCTGTCGTACACTGATGGAGTCGAGCTGCTGTCTGAAGGCGAGCTCAGCCTCCTTGTTGGGGGAAAACATTCGGTTGTGCCGTGAGCTGTTGGGGGGCAGCGTGGTGGGGACTGCGAACACACCGCCCTCAGAGTCACTTCCCGCTGTCGAGCCCagcagagagcgagggaggCAGCGTCCACCTGAATGGCAGAGAAACAAGAAAGACATGattgtgaattaaaaaataatttgtcgTATACGGTTTCTGGAAAAAGAAGCGGTTTAACCCGTCAGCTTCAGATTTTATAGTGAAGCACATTTAGAGATACCTGATGCTGCGGCGGTGGGCAGGTGTAGCCGCGCCCCTCGGACAGACGCCTGCTGTCGCCCACAGTTGGGGCTGCGGACCCCGGCTATGGGACCCTTCCCTGGAGGCGTGAGGgcctggttctgctcctccagagGGGTCTTCAGTGGGGACGTGGCTGTGGAGCAGAGCTCTGGAGCCTGGTGGAGAGGAGGATGTTTTATTGAGACAACCAGGAACACTTCTTTAGAAAACTTTAGGACAAGCTGATTTAATGACCTGCTCTGTGTGATCGTGCATGAACAAAAAGACACTAATTATTTCCTCCTGTCAAGAACATTCAATTAGGAACCAATGCACCTGTTGGTcagttttcaaattaaatgattGCCTTTCCATGTGTGGAACTTCAGAACTCGTAAACTTGTAAACAAAGGCTGACACAGTATTAAATATCACCCATTAAAGTTACAATCGTGACATTTCCTTGAGTTAAACCTTCATCTATCTGTGAGGAATTTCTTGTGAATGCATGTTGCACACTTTACTCCTGTTGTGACATTTTAACAACTATTTTAAACCAGAATCATTTTTAAGTTGCAGGATATTCAAATGAGTAAATCTGAGAGGTGACAGTTGATCCCTACCAAAGGCTTAGGGTTGACCTCAGTAGAAACCAGTTTGAGCAGGCAGCGCAGAACCCGGTTTGTCCGATGTGGTCTGGGCTGTGCCGAGGTCTGCCCGTCCTCCTGGTTGTTTACATGGATGAGAGCCGGCTGCCACTCGTACTCCAGCTGCAGCTTCCCAGGCTTCCCCAACATCAAGTAGAGCTCAGCCAGGGTGACGTTCTCTGCATCGCGGGCGCTCCAGCCCTCTTCTCTGATCTGCTCCACGGCCCGTTCTTTGGCGAGGGGTGCAGAGCTCTGTGACATCCCCTCCTCTAAACCTCCACTTGTGGGAGGTTTGGCCGGAGGAGTCTGGTTGGCCTCTGGGGAGGACGACGTGCTGATGTTCTGCTCCTCTGTGCACTGATCTGATGAACCCTCTGCACCACTACATAAATTCTCCATGCTCTTTGCTGTTGTTAAACTCCCACTGGACTCCACATCAGTACATGTCCGTCCCCCTTCAAAGGCCCCTAAACCGGTGCCCTCTTCACTGGGAGCCACAGTGGGCTGAGAGGTAACAGGGAGAGAAACAGACGGGGGTCGCTTCTCCTCTACTTTTGGAGAACTGTCTTGAGAAGGCTCAGAGTTAAGAGGCTCAGGACGCCGACTTTCACCTAACATAGTCCCTGGAGCTCCACTAGGAGCAGCGGCACCAGGGCCTCCTCGTCCAGCTTTGGTGCCAGTCCGAATACCCAGAATCTGAGCAGCTGGCAGTTCCTTGGCATTTGGTCGGTTCTTGCCGCTCTCCAGCCAGTGCACAGTGCAGGACGCCTTGGAGTGAACCACACGAGCCACGCCGGGCAGTGTGGTCAAAGTGCTGCTCTCAGCGGGGAAAAGAAAGAGCTCCTCCTGCTGGGATTTACTGGGAGACGCCGTGCTGGACGGGCCGCCCTCCAGGGCCTCTCTCTCCATGAGACTCTTCAGCTGAAACCTCTGAGTCAAGGAGCCAAACAGAACTGAGagaaagaggccacgcccccctTTATGTGAACAGATAAAGTGCAAGCACACAATACCAGCATCttaaacaaaaaatgattaaaaatgttgttcGCTGAAGTAATCTGATAACACATCCTATCTGACGACTTTGCATGAAAGACTCTCACGATCTGTACAAACCGTTTGTTTGAAGGATACAATCCGCTGGTCGTGGTACGCCCACTTCTGCTTCAGATACTCGATGAGACTCGAGACTTTCCTGTGGAGCTCCACCACCATCCTGGATCAGAAAAAGGGACAGAAACAAGCGGATATTCATTTACAAGACACGCCagggttattttatttttaacatacaCTACATCTCAAGGTCTCACACTGAAGGAATGATCCATCAGTCTGGTGTTTTATGTGTTGAGCCATCAACTATAAATATGATTTACGTGTGTATTTGGGATTTCTGAGGACAATCTTCAAATCTTTTCAACGGTAATTAGATCAGATTAGTTTATTTGGTGGACGAGTACATTTCAGTCGTTATCGCGGGAAATCAAGCGTTGATATCCCGGGGTTCATAAGTCGAGATCTCGAGGACTGAAATGATTCATACTGATTAATACTGTaaaacagagttaaataaaatgtacagatgTGTGTCCTCTTCAGGCTTCTGTACAGGACATCAAGATTGTGACAAAACCAGAATTTAGTTATGACGAGTGTGAAGTTTTTGTACGACTGAAAGACCTTGAAGTAAATCTGGCAGAGCGGCACAGTCTCCtcttataagataagataagataagatatactttattcatcccagcagggaaatgtaggtgttccagcagccagcatacatacaaacacacaacacaacacatatatacatacatatcccacccatacaaaaaacatgagcccacaatacatagccaggataaaaaagtggtatggatagctgttactcatagataacagtacaaaaaactagctctgccagtgcatagtatgatagataaataaagaattattataaaaaagcagtcaagtgtgcaaaatacagtttgagatatgcagctcaggctaaagtttaaaagtttaaatgtcttctgtccttacttaaaggggagtcgttataaagtgcaattgcagtaggtaaaaaagtatttttaaatctgtcctttttgcagcttagctgccgtagcctcccactaaaaacactcttttgttcacacacgagattgtgtaagggatgtatattattgtccataatgttcaacagtttctgtatcatccttctccccatcaccacctccaggggctccacagcgagtccccagcacagagccagccctcctaatcagcttgttaagctttttagagtcacaagccctgatgctgctgccccaacagacggctgcaaagaaaatgacacttaccacaacagtctgataaaacatggataacattttgctacacacattaaaagacctaagcttcctcaagaagtagagtctgctctgacccttcttgtagacAGAAGTTTACACATGATCATCTGTTCTTATGTCGATATAAACTACAAGCTGCAGGAAAGACAAGTCGTGTGTGACTTTGTACATAAAACACAATCAAGCTTATGTTGAAGTCTTGTGTCCCTTCAGCCCCGACAGGCATGATGTTTTACTGCTCTGAGATGTATTCGTTCAAACTCGGGGGGGTTCATTGGGTTCAAAGAAAAGCTAAAACAATGACGTGAAGAATTGACGTGTGTGAACTTCAAACACATGACATGTGTCAGAGACTTTGATGACACTAAGCTTTCTCCACAGTTTGAGCTTTTATCAGGGCTACAAAAATTAAATAACTAACTTGGTGAAACAAGAAAGTGGACAAGAAGCTGCTCACTGATTTTCCTGCAGGGCTGCAGTGGATCGAAATGTTTACAGCTTGTGACGAAGACATATTGGTCTGTCACGGCTTTAGAGAAATGTTGAAACACTAATGAAGTCCTCCCAGACTGTAGTGAACAGGCATGTCTGACCTGAGGCGAGGGTTGTGTGCGAGGCTCTGAACTCGGGCCCAGGAGCGGTTGCTGCGTGGCTGGAGCTCTACGGCCACTTTCAGGGGGAGACGCACCGGCTTCTGGTCCTCCTCGTCACTCACTCCTGCAGGGACACACGGACACAGTGAGCACAAACATCATTTGCTATCTTTGATGCTTCAATCAAATCCAGCAGTAATGAAAGGAGTTATATGATTTCTGTCTTTGGTTGAATAATGTTTCTgtactttgctgttttttttaaacagagaggTAAGATGGCAGCCGGTCGGACAACtcatcctccatcctcctcctcctcctcctcctcactctgctaCAAcagagtaaccatggtaacgcCACTAGCCCACATGCTGCCATTGTTATAGCCAAAACCCCGCCCACACAAACCCTGGTTCCTCATCAaagccactgtgtgtgtttttattattattatttattctcaGCGTTGATGTATCgatgtttgtttactttgtgCAGTATGTGTGGGACATGTTGCACAGGCTCACCATCTGGGTCACAAAGTTTCTTCAGCGCGCGGCACATCGGCGCTTTAATCCGCAGGTTCCTCCCTTTGGAGCGTACGGTGGTGGCCCTGAGCAGACAGACACGACAGCAGTGACATCTTTAACGTTCATCTTTAAAGTTCTTTAAGGATTCAGAATCAATAACAATAACACAGGAAGTAGAAAAAATGACACTGAAACTTTTTCACTACTTTTGCCCGAGGTCGTCTCAGACTCTCTAGgactttacatgttttatatttatttcataagAAGGTGCTCAGGAGAGGAATGGGTCCTCTAAATTTGAAAGTCAACTCCTGCACTCTGTCgaaaatgtacaaatatgttGACAACATTTCCGTACCGACAGGTTCCaacatttttgtgcattttagacagagtgcaggagttttctttgaattttagataactgaaaacaacacttttttttactggtaTCCTATCAAATGTTAAAATTCTAGCATCCAGACAACCCTTCTTTTGTCTTCCACTTGTAAATATTGTACCTGTCTGGTCTAGCTGCTTGTGGATTGTTCTAGCATCAGTTATCATCGTGAAGTCACAGCGATTCAGTCTCTCATAAAGATCTCAAGTacttcaaatcaaaaacaaccTCCTTGACAAACTCAGATGTTTGAATGTAAGcacctttttctgtgtttcgAAAATAAGAAACCTAAAatctgtgtgggtgtgaggTACATTTTCCAGGTTGAACTTCTTCTTACCCTTGCTGAATGAGTTCGTTGAGCTTGGCCACGTTCTTATCATCCATTActgtcagagacaaaaaaaaagcagagagacgTTTAGAGCATGGTCCCTCAGGAGCAGCTGTCCCCTCATGACCGGGGAACACACACCGACTTTAATCACATCCCTCGTGTCCCAAACTACCAGCAGGAAAACACGCACAGTGAAAAACAAATGCACGGCTTTCACTTACATCCTCCAACTTTTTTGCGGAGCTCGGCGTAGCAGATGAGGCCGTAGAGTTCTTGGGAGGATTTCTTCAGCGCTCTGGAGTACACTGAGGAGGAAGGAGGTCGAGAAAGTCACAACACGATGAGGCTGAATGTTCAGGAGAGAGGCAAACAGGGACTACATCTCTCAGCTGATCAAAGGGTGGGAAcagtaaaacattattttgattCTCCCGATTAAAACAAATTTGATTacagaagtttatttttttcttcttgcatttcaaaacaaattgacaagcctctcctcctctagAATGAATGCTGTTCTTTGCTTCTCGTGTGACGAGGTTAAAGGGCGTCTCACCGCTGGAGAAGTCGATGTGTTTGGAGATCTTGTGCCAGGTGCGGTAGTAGAAGTGTCGGACCTGCTCCTTGTTCTTCACCATGTTGGCCGGTTTGCCTCTTTTCTTGTACTTCATCGCGATGTTGTTCTGGATGGCCTCAAAATCCTTCCCATGCTGCAGAAGAAGTCAAAACAAACGTTAAGAATATATTTAAAAGATTGTTTTAAGAAACAAATTAAAGCCAACACTTTTAAACGTATCGATCTGGATACTCTCTGTACCTCGTAGAGACCctcaaaaaagctgtttttgtccTCAGCGCTCCAGGACTCCCACTGACGACGGGCTCTCTTCTGGTTTCCAGATTGTTCCTCCTTCTCAGCCGACCCCTGGCCCTTCAATGTCTTGGACACTCCTCCTGTGGAGCCGACCACCGGCCCCGACTGTCCAAGCGTCCCCTGAGAGGAGGAGCCGTTCTCTGCTCCTGtgttacacagagagagagagagagagagagagagagcacaaacaGCTTCAGTATCagggtaaaaatgtatttctctttaCTGCTCTGGGTGATTTGTTTAACATGGAGGAATTAAACAATTGTGTGtagttctggaaatgtttcaatacatgcacacaaagcCGCCCACAGCCGTTACCCTGCAAAACCTGCAGAGCTTCCCCCTCTGTGGTTCAGCTCTGGCATGGAGGCAGGAAAAGCAATCAGTCCCTACAGCCAGATCCACAGTACCATGCTCCAAAACCAACTCGTGGTGGGCTCTAGTGTCCGAGCTCCCTCCAGCACCGAGCATGAAGCCAGCAGGCTTCAACACTAAAACAGAGGACGGGGCTGTTGCAGCAACTGCGTGTTTTCAGCCAAAATgggttttcatttacaaatgcaaatgtgtgtggCTGCTCACAGGATCCAACGCAGTagtgtttcttttaaaatagaCGTGAACCAATATAGCGTCCTATCAAACCACTCTGGAAatctaaatataaatgtgaGGAAACAATCActgcctctttctcttcccaacaacaacaacaaaaagcaccAGTCCGACCTGTCAGAGCGTTCAAATTCTTCAAGAGATTGAAAATGTTTCCTTCCACCTGATATAAGTCTTAAAGTGCCTTTTGATATCACAATCACAGAGCaagtaaaaataacacaaagtgaaatgagtgtgtgtgtgagaacaccAACCACTCGAGTAAGAAgaatgtttgttctgtttggtGGTGAAACACTTCAATGACTGGTTTACAACAAAGCAGGAGATGCCTGAGCAAACAGGTGAGACTGATGCTACAGAGACCCTGACCCTTCTGCACATGTTGATTTGTGTTTATCATTCATTAAATCCTTTGGGCTCAAAAGTCTGTATTTAATAATCACCTCTCAGTGTAGTTATTTCTGCCTCTGAAAATATTTCCACTCACCACGGTGACGCGGTGTGAGAAATTATTCATCACAAACACTTCACGGTTATTTTGGTGACGTGTTTGgataattcaactttttttgtctCAAATATATTCTcgaaaaaataattgaatttaatcAACAACTGTTTGGAGCAGAGGATAAAGTCAATGTTGCCATTTTTTACTActtcataaagaaaagaaaacagtgtgCAGCTCCCCCCGTCTTGTTTGTATTTCTATGCAGACACTTCACCACTCCTCCGCCTGTTTCATTTTACTACACCTGATAAAGACAGTCATAACAGCCTTGTGTTTTTGAACTGATGATGACATGTTGAGCACACACTGTAAATTAAAGGGGTCGGATGACAGCTTCATTTAGATGTTTCAGGAGTAACTCTCCTCACAAAGTGTTCACAGGATGGTTCAGAGAGCCGGCAACCCACAGAGGGAACATGCAGCAGCAACACATCAGTGAGCCCACCATCactgatacacaaacacagtgacacacttATTAGTGAGGACACCGACCCCCTGCTAATCCCAGCCATGCACACTTTTCCCAGAAGCCGGTCACCTACGGTACCTTTCGATTTCGCCCCGCCATGTCCATTGATGGCCGAGCCGATTGAATCCTTCCGGATCCGTTTGCTCGGAGGTCGGACGCTGGATCGCAGAAAATGATGCTGGTCCTGACACTGAGGGGCGGGCTCCGCGGAGGTCTGGGGATGCTGGGTCGAGCCTAGAACGGCTCGGTTCGGTGGAGAGGCGGGGAGGACCGGAGCTGAACCGGGGCTGAGAGCCGTGGCTGATGGATTAAGGATCTCCACTCCGTCGTCTCCCTTTGTACTGCGCTCCTCGCTCGCCTGctctccgctctcctcctcgTCGCAACCTTCGGGCTTTCTGGACGGATTCCTCCTCCCATCGACACCGATCCCCTCCCTGGAGCCCGGTGTCATGCTGCCAAAAACACATTCAGGGACAAATTGTCACATTAGGAGCAAAGCGGTGTGCAAAATTAACTTCTAAAGACGACGTACAGTGTCTCTCAACATGGCCGCCGCTGTTTGTTTCAAATCCCCTCTCCAGTCCCGACAAAACAACACCAAATATTTCCATTTAACGTCTTCAAATAAATTATATTCAACAACTAGCACACTTCAGTAACTAACGGTGGTGTTTTACTAAGTCCCTTTCCgctcaaaatgacatttttcgGGTTGAATTTCAACTAAATTCAAATGCGAGCGCTTTTCAGTTTAGCGCCCTGCAGAAACGACAACGAAACCCCTCGGTGCAATCGACCTCtaaataaagtgtttatttcaaacattaatTTACCCATTTTCATGCTCTTCTGTGCCGGGCGACGTCTTCTTCCTTTTCACCATGAGTCCGACCGGTTAGATTTACAAATACTGACCAAACTGAGCATAATAAAACCGATAGCGATTCCTCCGCTTTCTGCCCTCTCTGCTTGCTCTGCTTCGACTGAGCTGAACTCCCTGCGCAGTTCAACTGTTTTCTATCAGCAACAACATTACTCCACAACTTACAAACAAGGAATAAAAACCACAACACCTCCGTCACATTACAGATCATTAACGCACGAATTAGAGAAGATTTAGCTCTTATTCATTCCGGATGCGCTCATTTGAATTGATAATCATAGATAGTGTTATAAAGCTGTCTGCAAGTGGACTTTGCTTGTCACTACGTCACCGTCGCCTGCACAAATCATGTCTGTAAAGCAATTTATTTCATAAAGAGCATGCCTTTGTTAATACTGACCACATAACCCTATTAGCTAACATTACTATAATCTCATACAAACAATTAATCACACTTCAAAATCACAATCAGGCTTTATTTACCCGGTGCATGTCAAAGCGAGTGTGCATAGCATTATAAATGTGTTGAAATGAGTAAACATCATAGGAATATTAATATCATTTTGCCTCATTGTTAGGCACTGACTGCTTTTATCAGATGGACCAGGATGACTGCAGTGCAGAGGGATGACAACATTAGAAAGCTGAACAAAGAAAGAGTATTTGTACATGAGTAGCATGATTGTAATAACGCTCCCCTGCTTTCTGCAgccacacacagctgttttctgtcatttaagACCTTAATGTCAGACAGAGTCAATAAGCCACGAGATGTAACTGAACtaacaacaatgacaacaagaACTGACTCATAAAGGTTTTATTTACTTCACCTCAAACGACTCATTGACAGCATGTACTGTAAAGGCAACAAGTATGGATGTTATTACACTCTGACATACATTCTGGTCGTTTTAATCTAACTTGACACTTgaataaacacttttaaaacatattaaaaccCTCTGCATGATATAACACTTCTTACTTTGTATTTCTCTGCAGTGTTACAGTGAAAGTAGCTCAGTGTCTAGTTGTCATAACacttaaagtttaaagtttaatgttactttaaatgtctaaagTGTTACCGCTTGAATTATCTTTACAAACAGCTGTCGTTAACTTTGTTAAAGTTTTGTTAAAGTATAACACACATACAACAATCTTTACATCCATAACGTGGGAGCTAGCATGGCTGCTAATGTCGGCTAGCTAACGTTAAGGCTGTGCTGGTCAAACgaaccaaaacaaaactcaaCGTAACACGATATGTGGCGTCTCATTCAGCTTGTGATGTAGAAAAGCGTTGTCAAAGTTTAGCAATTACCTTGAGTAGAGTCCCGATGGAGGTATTCCCAAAAGAAACACGGGCTAGCATCGCTAGCTGACGGCAACAGTCCAGCTTGTTACCGTTGACAGTTCCTGCGGTTCAATTGCCCACGCGCTTAGACACGCCCACTACTACTCGAAAACAAATCATGTGATTGGTCGCAAGTACACGAGGACGACGGTTAAAAATTGAGTGACAGAAAGCTCCGCCAATGATTGCTGAGAGGACTACTGCGAAGGACCAATTGACGTTCTCTTCCTGTCGTGCCGTAAAAGATTCCAGATAATTATTTTCATAATACTAAGTTTGATTCTCTCTTCGACAGTATCATATATTTGCTTAATAATCAAGTggcatttcaaataaattatattAGAGTTATTTTCGGGCTAAAAATAAGTTCCGCCCAGAAGTGATTGACATTTTGATTGTCAAATCAACTGGTGGAACTCTTGGGATGCACTCGATTTAGACTTTGGCTTTTGCCGACAATCACCCAGAAACATGGGCTGGGCTTCAACGTTACAGCTagcaagaaagaaaatatgtcaCCATAGGATTTTTGTACAAAAGGATCTATTCAGTTTTTTGTTGCTATTTCATACTCAGCATACATATCCTTCGTCCAGACTAGATGTAGACGTGTTAAACCTCAACCTATAATTTCTTATGGCCCTAATCCTTTCACATGAGGTCgaaaaaacaatttcaataataaagttgaaatattgTGGAAAAAAGTCGATATGTCGAGAACATAGTTGAAATACAATTTCGgaacattttaactttattctcaaaaatgtatttcGATTTTATTCTCGACATTTCAACGTTTTTCTTGAAGTACATAATGACAAAAAAGCTTCCTCCTCTTattagttttgttatttttacattattttattaattaatttctcATGTCTTACTCTAATCCTGTTCCGTAAATAACACAGACCACATTTGAtgtaacattaaataaaatccaGTAGATTTAGTGCTACTATGACCAAAGTAATAAAGTCTCGAGTCTCTACGAcgataaatctttattttgtggGCGGGGTGTCCGGTGACTTGAAACGAGCGCTCCCTACACTCAGCAGGTTGGCAGTGGACCAATCACATTCCTCCGTGTCACTGCGGGGTGGTCTCAAATTCCTCACTCCGTCTTCGGCTGGGCATGCGCAGAGAGGGAAAACTTGCTGGACGTCCAGTTGGCAAACTGACGAAGTTATCTGCGGAAACTTGAAgcctcaaaacaaaaaaaaaaacaccatgacTTCGACGAACATGTTCCAAGGGTTGGAGACTGGATCCAAACCAAGTTCGAGgtgaagaaaatataaatgtttaagCTTGTTTAGATTTGAATATAAACGGCCTTCGATGTCTTATTTCGAGCCGGCTGTACAGATAGCATCATAATGTAGGTTAACATTATGTGACAGCAGCTCATCGTAGCTGTGTTCCGTTGGTGTATTCAAACATATTGTTAACACTTTAGGATTTGTTACGAGAACATTTACAGCTAACTGTGACTGGTCGTTAAAGTTGAGCTAGCTTGGTGTGAGTTAGCAAACTTAAAAGTGAAGAAGCTAGCTCAGCAGGCGTTGTCTGCGGCTGCCCTGCGGAAGTGGGAAATCCTCTTCAGACTCCTCTTTGTACTCGCAGCGAAGTACGGCAACATGAGCCACATTGTTCCAGTCAAAGGAGGTCCAGTCTCCTGTTTCTGACTCAAAAATATCACTTCTTGGGTAATTCCCTAGAAACATAATGTCAACATGTGCCGGGGCATTTAGTCACGTATGCTAGTTAAACATTAGAGCTCCTAAACTAGAAGATTATTACACATATGGCGCCACACCGGGTGTGTAATGACATAACATGTTATATGGTTTATTAAGCTGTCGGCTGTACTGTAACATGGTTACGGTCAGATGACTCAGTGTTTTCACTagcatgttttttgtgtgtgtttaatgtgaagACCAACATGTTTCACTTTTCCCTGGGAATAAGGGATTACATCCTCTGATAAGTATCAGCTTTGGTGATTAGGCTCAGTGAAATAGAGCTGCACTTAACTACTTTAAGTAAAGGATTACTCTATTAATTGATGAGTAGTTTGATCTAAATAATGCTCATCAAAACATCCCAGAGCTCAATGTtatgattaaaatgtatttctacatttaCTCACTCGTAAAAGTAGAAAATTCTCTCTTTTAATAAGGTTTGAATGACCACATACTGTTAAACTTCTATTTACTTCAGGCTATGAAATGACCCTGCCTTTATTAGGGAGGGGCCtttgattattttcaaacaaatcttgtgcacagcaaagatgTGAAAGGCCAAATCACACCAAAAATAATATTCAACTGTCTATAAAAAtaggaaataaataaacaaattaaacgAAGCACTAATTTGATCTAGCTTTGCAAAACAGATTACAAACCAGCGTCAcggcctgcacacacacaagcatgatTCTGTCTTTCTTGAACAGATGTTGTGgtccatctttattttttgtgtcatGCTTCTTTCTATCCTTAATTGCGAttgacaaactttttaaaaaaagatttatttattatttatttttgcctttatttgataggacagttgaCAGAGAAGGAAACGggggtgagagagtggggagtgacatgcggggaaaggagccacaggccggacttgaacctgggccgcccgcttggagggctATAGCCTCCTGAATGTGGGCGCTACCTAACTGCTAGTCTATCTGCGCTCCATCCACAAACTGTTTCAACACTAAATTTAAAGCAGCCTCAAATTGAGAGCTGCTCTTTATATGTCTTAATGTATGGCAACACCAGGATGGTAATAGGGACTGGACTTTAAACTGGGATGGgcctttatttgaagttttacggtatcTAACATTTTCTTAAGAtatattaatttttatttgGTGACTTTTTAAGTAAACAACATGAACCATATCAAGCGTGTCACTTCTTAGGTCATTTTCAGAAAATAGAGGGTTCACATGTGCACGAGCTTTTAACAAGCCATAGGGACACCATACTAGAGAGATTTTAGACGTATGGTGCCATACAGGGTGTGTAATCAAATAACCTGTTATTTGTCTCAGGCTGTCGGCTGCACTGTAACGTGTTTAAGGCCAGGTGAC from Labrus mixtus chromosome 20, fLabMix1.1, whole genome shotgun sequence carries:
- the cramp1 gene encoding protein cramped-like isoform X1, whose protein sequence is MVKRKKTSPGTEEHENGMTPGSREGIGVDGRRNPSRKPEGCDEEESGEQASEERSTKGDDGVEILNPSATALSPGSAPVLPASPPNRAVLGSTQHPQTSAEPAPQCQDQHHFLRSSVRPPSKRIRKDSIGSAINGHGGAKSKGAENGSSSQGTLGQSGPVVGSTGGVSKTLKGQGSAEKEEQSGNQKRARRQWESWSAEDKNSFFEGLYEHGKDFEAIQNNIAMKYKKRGKPANMVKNKEQVRHFYYRTWHKISKHIDFSSVYSRALKKSSQELYGLICYAELRKKVGGLMDDKNVAKLNELIQQGATTVRSKGRNLRIKAPMCRALKKLCDPDGVSDEEDQKPVRLPLKVAVELQPRSNRSWARVQSLAHNPRLRMVVELHRKVSSLIEYLKQKWAYHDQRILKSLMEREALEGGPSSTASPSKSQQEELFLFPAESSTLTTLPGVARVVHSKASCTVHWLESGKNRPNAKELPAAQILGIRTGTKAGRGGPGAAAPSGAPGTMLGESRRPEPLNSEPSQDSSPKVEEKRPPSVSLPVTSQPTVAPSEEGTGLGAFEGGRTCTDVESSGSLTTAKSMENLCSGAEGSSDQCTEEQNISTSSSPEANQTPPAKPPTSGGLEEGMSQSSAPLAKERAVEQIREEGWSARDAENVTLAELYLMLGKPGKLQLEYEWQPALIHVNNQEDGQTSAQPRPHRTNRVLRCLLKLVSTEVNPKPLAPELCSTATSPLKTPLEEQNQALTPPGKGPIAGVRSPNCGRQQASVRGARLHLPTAAASGGRCLPRSLLGSTAGSDSEGGVFAVPTTLPPNSSRHNRMFSPNKEAELAFRQQLDSISMQSDLFLSRQRKPRNRQLRKPLVVQRTLLPRTTGDTPQHVCSFSILSNSSATGTGSFRPIHTRLAPPTRPLPSKTSSAVTGSAAASQLSSAIDLAAKSAGIIPASPRREPDSPSVDDGDLLPSTPITEAEPDSQLPEHGVPENGVPPPSPGVTGGGDSLLSPPSVASLLDISLPGPPEEALAPGGPQTHISDSIIELAINSAHYGEEAALSPAKLSNNDGSKLLSSSPSVSPSRGWIPSPSHDPQWYPSDSSDSTLGCLLSSMVSPDKSRRTTLTPSGPSSGTALLGPSLLDCNSHDSFQSRGLPDVAEMDSQLACMMSESSVDYIARFNDLAQELAVTEPSLPPP
- the cramp1 gene encoding protein cramped-like isoform X2; this encodes MTPGSREGIGVDGRRNPSRKPEGCDEEESGEQASEERSTKGDDGVEILNPSATALSPGSAPVLPASPPNRAVLGSTQHPQTSAEPAPQCQDQHHFLRSSVRPPSKRIRKDSIGSAINGHGGAKSKGAENGSSSQGTLGQSGPVVGSTGGVSKTLKGQGSAEKEEQSGNQKRARRQWESWSAEDKNSFFEGLYEHGKDFEAIQNNIAMKYKKRGKPANMVKNKEQVRHFYYRTWHKISKHIDFSSVYSRALKKSSQELYGLICYAELRKKVGGLMDDKNVAKLNELIQQGATTVRSKGRNLRIKAPMCRALKKLCDPDGVSDEEDQKPVRLPLKVAVELQPRSNRSWARVQSLAHNPRLRMVVELHRKVSSLIEYLKQKWAYHDQRILKSLMEREALEGGPSSTASPSKSQQEELFLFPAESSTLTTLPGVARVVHSKASCTVHWLESGKNRPNAKELPAAQILGIRTGTKAGRGGPGAAAPSGAPGTMLGESRRPEPLNSEPSQDSSPKVEEKRPPSVSLPVTSQPTVAPSEEGTGLGAFEGGRTCTDVESSGSLTTAKSMENLCSGAEGSSDQCTEEQNISTSSSPEANQTPPAKPPTSGGLEEGMSQSSAPLAKERAVEQIREEGWSARDAENVTLAELYLMLGKPGKLQLEYEWQPALIHVNNQEDGQTSAQPRPHRTNRVLRCLLKLVSTEVNPKPLAPELCSTATSPLKTPLEEQNQALTPPGKGPIAGVRSPNCGRQQASVRGARLHLPTAAASGGRCLPRSLLGSTAGSDSEGGVFAVPTTLPPNSSRHNRMFSPNKEAELAFRQQLDSISMQSDLFLSRQRKPRNRQLRKPLVVQRTLLPRTTGDTPQHVCSFSILSNSSATGTGSFRPIHTRLAPPTRPLPSKTSSAVTGSAAASQLSSAIDLAAKSAGIIPASPRREPDSPSVDDGDLLPSTPITEAEPDSQLPEHGVPENGVPPPSPGVTGGGDSLLSPPSVASLLDISLPGPPEEALAPGGPQTHISDSIIELAINSAHYGEEAALSPAKLSNNDGSKLLSSSPSVSPSRGWIPSPSHDPQWYPSDSSDSTLGCLLSSMVSPDKSRRTTLTPSGPSSGTALLGPSLLDCNSHDSFQSRGLPDVAEMDSQLACMMSESSVDYIARFNDLAQELAVTEPSLPPP